A single Epinephelus lanceolatus isolate andai-2023 chromosome 22, ASM4190304v1, whole genome shotgun sequence DNA region contains:
- the c22h4orf54 gene encoding uncharacterized protein C4orf54 homolog produces MKTGQSCVETPAPLREVKELLQKLARGEEDVPEKQDESKYVDLGLADVNTGGEKLGKDCHFGEKTQMSVLIESSGAGALRAREPNHELAIKTNAETEKNKESGVGKCAEDVKEGPSDASSLSDPPCLNAKSEDCLQSGDKGEPAMTQAEVSKEEDNNKNTPKDKELHGSDNYLSGESESDNCEDDDDVSLVLSDDCLPCVTEDESHYITTHEIQLSELSDHGEDYDLGVGSSTSWDIEDDNQVYSFVDYASFDGDGAVGQRGGGHEPCSQGATAVSTLLESDLCDAAKFTSSDESVSKPQQQQCSSNSAGQIHLSIRTTSRAINDPSNIQEQGNILYHARRSGDMSRYVFRGVDGKAETLCDRAKCFIAAPGRLHFGRKLRGKEVTEYSSGASSAVSDLDDADKEVRNLTAKAFKSLAYPYFDAINFSTSSESSASEHGKGINRWSTFVDLKYGNMNMSQGLDQSVVSHQNSTASFEIAKNIDSRGYKGIALANIKPPTSKIFTLNGNPHSASSSTKQIELMGKFSQGQSGVIRLTETLNFRCNVKSGMSGGERHTNFAQNAAGSRSTYEVTNSLPSSLSRGASKLPSKTMDDTQKKAIFASSLIKNVISKKMQFEQERKMERGEISEPPSSCAVHQDSDRERSSRQLQRQSSKFSDSSSDYVIMCVDELGDIVDSGSCDSKSNSRRHDTTAPAPGTNLEPAIEAGIDTKKGALEASKSTLLRSQNSAFRCWKDEELEFQKDHKNDKTREKSLSANDKEGDGDQYSASSGKPTKMSHLFVPSIQLLPSDGEVGQQLQNRNYSPNGDEGGTQLRSDNTLYIADSRTVATSKSPEIKINLRSVRDNKTEPFGVSKLRAPNIGCNAASLIRTDDFKCQALAAALKGESSDKVPHFMVRDIRDNKGKLQTPIHQVRDVRKLVKSSYHFVSLDNNENKSNFLSADGHSEQKKQMSHRNPNSVSPIVIKCQSVNTNSNGKQAGNLTELSNLEPFDTDRSSPEGAKSAPVQRAAGKAPIGNSNNTSDGASGLRIESGTAPKIQEKISDITDKKTESKMTNQGALEKLQAAVKTMEQLYSFERNEWKRKNEPQLLTDSHVLSLIASEEHMGPEEEGARGSNMDKMVRRDSYPNNDKTPPAVAATPGTDCLLRREDKDPPVVLQTPASRDDKLVTRSMPATSTTGNKNMFSLSSSLKASTSAKTPQPNTITQTPFSPKSFVPKSPKLPVSLKISQTKLSGNEGAEFKEVERSTQELLSASADNENYLTIPVKSHASSNKQTSSADKTSMYTFTTQTQPTTPSGHLASSTRGLEDHNQTPKRSSIVMDTRSPEVPSATIYHSLPLGMTASQPQVYCFSPAITPAPTLDPFQATQRKMLLDPTTGNYYLVDTPVQPATKRLFDPETGQYVDVPMPQPPMTPVPMPISPLALSPGAYGHTYMIYPGFMPTPSMIPARTLVQSQISVQSEAESREKALSQQTESMYMESPFYMATGKSPQAASGAQQQAAGNRLSQGFSSVKQPVISITSQQGPRIIAPPSFDGTTMSFVVEHR; encoded by the coding sequence ATGAAGACAGGGCAAAGCTGTGTGGAGACACCGGCGCCTCTCCGGGAGGTCAAAGAGTTGCTCCAGAAACTGGCGCGCGGAGAAGAGGATGTCCCGGAGAAGCAAGACGAAAGCAAATACGTTGATTTGGGGTTAGCGGACGTGAACACAGGCGGAGAAAAATTGGGGAAAGACTGTCACTTTGGTGAAAAAACCCAAATGTCTGTCCTTATTGAGAGCAGTGGTGCCGGAGCTCTGCGCGCAAGGGAACCAAACCATGAGCTGGCGATTAAAACCAATGCTGAAACTGAGAAGAACAAGGAGTCTGGAGTTGGGAAATGTGCAGAAGATGTCAAAGAGGGTCCCTCTGATGCATCATCGTTGTCAGATCCCCCTTGTCTTAACGCAAAATCAGAGGATTGCCTCCAATCAGGAGACAAAGGAGAGCCCGCCATGACGCAGGCCGAGGTGTCCAAAGaagaagacaacaacaaaaacacaccaaaagaTAAGGAATTACACGGTAGTGATAACTACCTGAGCGGGGAAAGTGAGTCGGATAAttgtgaggatgatgatgatgttagtTTGGTGCTTTCCGACGACTGCCTCCCGTGCGTAACGGAGGACGAGTCCCATTACATTACCACGCACGAGATCCAGCTCTCAGAGCTCTCTGACCATGGGGAGGATTACGACCTCGGGGTGGGCTCCTCCACCAGCTGGGACATTGAGGATGACAACCAGGTGTACTCTTTTGTCGATTACGCTTCTTTTGACGGTGATGGAGCGGTGGGGCAGAGGGGGGGCGGCCACGAGCCTTGCTCTCAGGGCGCAACAGCAGTCAGCACTCTGCTTGAAAGTGATCTGTGCGACGCGGCCAAGTTCACCAGCTCAGATGAGAGTGTGTCAAagccccagcagcagcagtgcagtaGCAACAGTGCGGGACAGATCCACCTGTCAATCAGAACTACTTCTCGAGCTATAAATGACCCTAGCAACATCCAAGAACAGGGAAATATCCTTTATCATGCCAGGCGCTCCGGAGACATGAGCCGTTATGTGTTTAGGGGTGTTGATGGAAAGGCAGAGACGTTGTGTGACAGGGCGAAGTGCTTCATAGCAGCGCCCGGACGCTTACACTTTGGCCGCAAATTGAGGGGAAAAGAGGTCACCGAGTATTCCAGCGGTGCGTCCAGCGCTGTCAGCGACCTGGACGACGCTGACAAGGAGGTGCGCAACCTGACAGCCAAAGCCTTCAAGAGCCTGGCTTATCCTTATTTTGATGCCATTAATTTCAGCACCTCCAGTGAGTCATCTGCATCAGAGCATGGGAAGGGGATAAACAGGTGGTCCACGTTTGTCGACCTGAAATATGGCAACATGAATATGTCACAGGGACTGGACCAAAGTGTCGTTTCCCATCAAAACTCAACGGCCTCATTTGAAATAGCCAAAAATATAGACAGTAGAGGTTATAAGGGTATTGCACTGGCAAACATCAAACCGCCCACCAGCAAGATCTTCACTCTGAATGGCAACCCCCACAGCGCATCATCATCTACAAAGCAAATAGAACTGATGGGGAAATTCAGTCAGGGCCAGAGTGGAGTGATCCGACTCACAGAGACTCTGAATTTTCGTTGCAATGTCAAATCAGGAATGTCTGGGGGAGAAAGGCACACTAACTTTGCACAAAACGCTGCAGGATCACGTTCCACATATGAGGTTACCAACAGTTTGCCAAGCAGCCTGAGCAGAGGGGCCAGCAAGTTGCCCTCCAAAACCATGGATGACACACAGAAGAAAGCCATATTCGCCTCGAGTCTGatcaaaaatgtgatttctAAGAAGATGCAGTTCGAGCAGGAGCGCAAGATGGAAAGAGGAGAGATAAGTGAGCCGCCTTCCTCGTGCGCTGTGCACCAGGACAGCGACAGGGAGagaagcagcaggcagctgcagagacagagcTCCAAGTTTTCCGACAGCAGCTCTGACTACGTTATTATGTGCGTGGATGAATTAGGGGACATCGTGGACAGCGGCTCATGTGATAGCAAGAGCAACTCTCGAAGACATGACACGACCGCTCCCGCACCAGGAACTAATTTGGAACCAGCGATTGAAGCTGGAATCGATACTAAAAAAGGCGCATTGGAAGCGTCTAAAAGCACGCTGCTTCGCAGCCAAAATAGCGCATTCAGATGCTGGAAGGACGAGGAGCTAGAGTTTCAAAAGGATCATAAAAACGATAAAACTCGGGAGAAGTCGCTTTCAGCTAACGACAAAGAGGGTGACGGAGATCAGTACTCAGCGAGCAGCGGTAAACCGactaaaatgtcacatttgtttGTGCCAAGTATCCAACTGCTGCCCAGTGACGGAGAAGTCGGACAGCAGCTGCAGAACAGGAATTATTCTCCAAATGGAGATGAAGGAGGGACACAACTGCGCTCTGACAACACGTTATACATCGCAGACTCCAGGACCGTGGCCACATCTAAATCTCCGGAAATTAAAATTAACTTAAGGAGCGTCAGGGACAATAAAACTGAGCCTTTCGGCGTCTCCAAATTGCGCGCTCCTAATATAGGCTGTAACGCAGCCAGCCTCATCAGAACAGATGACTTCAAATGCCAGGCTCTGGCTGCAGCTCTGAAGGGTGAGTCGTCAGATAAAGTGCCGCATTTCATGGTCAGAGACATTCGAGATAATAAAGGAAAGCTGCAGACGCCCATACACCAAGTGAGAGACGTGCGTAAACTGGTGAAAAGTTCCTATCACTTTGTTTCTTTGGATAACAACGAAAATAAATCCAACTTTTTATCTGCTGACGGCCATTCAGAGCAAAAGAAGCAAATGTCCCATCGAAATCCTAATTCTGTGTCACCTATAGTGATCAAATGTCAGTCTGTGAATACAAACAGTAACGGAAAACAAGCTGGGAATCTTACTGAGTTATCTAACCTGGAGCCGTTTGACACGGATAGATCGTCGCCAGAGGGCGCTAAAAGTGCTCCAGTGCAAAGAGCAGCAGGGAAAGCACCCATAGGTAACTCAAATAATACCTCAGATGGAGCCAGTGGATTGAGAATTGAAAGTGGAACGGCTCCAAAGATACAGGAAAAAATATCAGATATCACAGATAAGAAAACTGAGTCAAAGATGACAAACCAGGGAGCTTTAGAAAAACTGCAGGCTGCTGTGAAAACCATGGAGCAGCTGTATTCATTTGAAAGGAATGAATGGAAAAGGAAGAATGAGCCCCAGCTCCTGACAGACAGCCATGTGCTTTCACTGATAGCCAGTGAGGAGCATATGGGACCTGAGGAGGAAGGAGCAAGAGGGTCTAACATGGACAAGATGGTCAGAAGAGACTCCTACCCCAACAATGACAAGACACCACCAGCGGTAGCAGCGACCCCCGGCACTGACTGCCTGCTGAGGCGAGAGGATAAAGACCCCCCCGTGGTCCTACAGACTCCTGCCAGCCGTGATGACAAGCTTGTTACAAGGTCAATGCCAGCCACCAGCACCACagggaacaaaaacatgttCAGCCTCAGCTCAAGCCTCAAGGCCTCCACATCGGCAAAGACGCCCCAGCCAAACACCATCACACAAACACCTTTTAGCCCGAAAAGCTTCGTACCAAAGTCTCCAAAATTGCCTGTGTCCTTAAAAATCAGCCAGACGAAACTGAGTGGAAATGAAGGAGCTGAATTTAAGGAAGTAGAGAGGTCCACACAGGAGCTCTTGAGCGCCTCGGCTGACAATGAGAACTACCTAACCATTCCGGTCAAGTCTCATGCCAGCAGCAACAAACAAACCTCATCTGCTGATAAAACATCCATGTACACATTTACCACCCAGACACAACCAACCACTCCTTCAGGACACTTGGCATCCAGCACCAGGGGCTTGGAAGACCACAACCAGACCCCTAAACGCTCCAGCATTGTGATGGACACACGCTCACCAGAGGTCCCATCTGCCACCATCTATCACTCTTTGCCACTGGGCATGACTGCCAGTCAGCCTCAGGTGTACTGCTTCTCACCAGCAATCACCCCTGCTCCCACCCTGGACCCCTTCCAGGCCACCCAGAGGAAGATGCTCCTGGATCCCACTACTGGAAACTACTATCTAGTGGACACTCCTGTGCAGCCGGCCACCAAGCGCCTCTTTGACCCTGAAACAGGCCAGTATGTGGACGTGCCCATGCCGCAACCTCCTATGACCCCAGTGCCCATGCCCATCTCACCTCTGGCTCTCAGTCCAGGAGCATATGGACACACCTACATGATCTACCCAGGCTTCATGCCGACACCTTCCATGATTCCGGCCCGGACACTGGTGCAGTCGCAGATATCAGTGCAGTCAGAGGCGGAGAGCAGAGAAAAAGCCTTGTCGCAGCAGACAGAGAGCATGTACATGGAGAGTCCCTTCTACATGGCCACTGGAAAATCTCCCCAGGCGGCCTCTGGGGCTCAACAGCAGGCCGCTGGCAACAGGCTATCGCAGGGCTTCTCCAGCGTCAAGCAGCCGGTCATCAGCATCACCTCCCAGCAGGGGCCCCGGATCATAGCTCCGCCCTCGTTTGATGGGACCACCATGAGTTTCGTGGTGGAGCACAGATGA
- the LOC117246149 gene encoding zinc-binding protein A33-like, with the protein MAAWVSQAEMDFSCPICTDIFQNPVVLSCSHSFCKACLQKWWSEKLIHECPLCKRRSSKSDPPCNLALKNLCEAFLQRLSLEENASRSEALCSLHSERLQLFCLDHMQPVCIVCRDSITHINHSFRPISEAAQDCKESLESSLNPLKDMLECLNQVKVDWGHTAEHIMNQAKHMEKWIMEQFKKLHQFLQKEEEVRITALREEEEQKSQNMRRKTEALSREIAALSDRIRATEEELRADNVSFLHNYKAAVKRVKQCPLLEDLQLGPGALIDMAKHLGNLTFNIWTKMKAMVSYTPVILDPNTANPELLLSEDLQSVKYKKIYVERPFPRNPERFEDHATVLCSKGFNSGTHTWNVEVRNNTNWAVGVTAESVPRKGEILTGYWKIWFCDGKYRAYSPPVTNKVLSVQRPLQSITVCLDWRKGKLSFSDPDTNTHIYTFKHTFTGRLFPFINTLDIVPLRIPPVDITTQLEM; encoded by the coding sequence ATGGCTGCTTGGGTAAGCCAAGCAGAGATGGATTTTTCTTGTCCCATCTGTACAGACATCTTCCAAAATCCTGTTGTGCTGTCATGTAGCCACAGTTTCTGCAAAGCCTGTCTGCAGAAGTGGTGGTCAGAGAAACTGATTCACGAGTGTCCACTTTGTAAAAGGCGATCTTCGAAGAGTGATCCACCATGTAACTTGGCTTTAAAGAACCTGTGTGAAGCCTTCTTACAGAGGCTTTCCCTAGAGGAGAACGCTTCGAGGTCTGAGGCTCTCTGCAGCTTGCATTCAGAGAGACTACAGCTCTTCTGTCTGGACCATATGCAGCCAGTGTGTATTGTCTGTCGAGACTCAATAACACACATCAACCACAGCTTCAGACCCATCAGTGAAGCTGCACAGGATTGCAAGGAATCATTAGAGAGCTCCCTGAATCCCTTGAAGGACATGCTGGAATGCTTGAATCAAGTTAAAGTTGACTGGGGTCATACAGCAGAACACATCATGAACCAGGCCAAACACATGGAGAAGTGGATTATGGAGCAGTTTAAGAAGCTTCACCAGTTTCTACAAAAAGAAGAGGAGGTCAGAATCACTGcactgagggaggaagaggagcagaagagtcaaaatatgaggaggaagacagaggCTCTGAGCCGAGAGATAGCAGCTCTTTCAGACAGGATCAGGGCCACAGAGGAGGAGCTGAGAGCTGACAATGTCTCATTCCTGCACAACTACAAGGCTGCAGTGAAAAGAGTCAAGCAGTGCCCCCTGCTGGAAGATTTACAGCTGGGCCCAGGAGCTCTGATAGATATGGCCAAACACCTGGGCAACCTAACTTTTAACATCTGGACCAAGATGAAGGCGATGGTCTCCTACACTCCTGTGATTCTGGACCCAAACACTGCTAATCCAGAACTCCTCCTGTCTGAAGATCTGCAAAGTGTGAAATACAAAAAGATTTACGTAGAGAGACCATTTCCGAGAAATCCAGAAAGATTTGAAGACCATGCCACAGTCCTTTGCTCCAAGGGCTTTAACTCAGGGACTCACACCTGGAATGTTGAAGTTAGAAATAATACAAACTGGGCTGTGGGTGTGACAGCAGAGTCTGTCCCAAGGAAAGGAGAGATTCTAACGGGATACTGGAAAATATGGTTCTGTGATGGTAAATACAGAGCATACTCTCCACCAGTTACAAATAAGGTTCTTTCTGTGCAAAGGCCACTCCAGAGCATTACAGTATGTCTTGACTGGAGAAAGGGAAAGCTGTcattttctgatccagacacaaacacacacatttacactttTAAACACACTTTCACTGGCAGGCTTTTTCCATTCATTAATACTCTAGATATAGTCCCACTGAGGATACCACCAGTGGACATCACTACACAGTTAGAGATGTAG